The Kwoniella dendrophila CBS 6074 chromosome 1, complete sequence genome contains a region encoding:
- a CDS encoding rRNA 2'-O-methyltransferase fibrillarin → MAFGDRGGRGGGRGGGRGGFGGDRGGRGGGRGGFGGDRGGRGGGRGGFGGGGGGRGGPRGGGAARGRGGGDRGGRGGGRGGKPGMGKKGPGAVTLEPHKHAGVYIAKGKEHLLVTRNMTPGESVYGEKRISIASTNAEGEEEKIEYRVWNPFRSKLAAGILGGLDNIYIQPGAKVLYLGAASGSSVSHVSDIVGPEGVVYAVEFSHRPGRELIGMAKKRTNVVPIVDDARHPQKYRMLVQMVDVIFADVAQPDQARIISLNAHHFLKNGGAIVISIKANCIDSTAPAAQVFASEVNNMRKEGIKPKEQLTLEPYERDHAIVVGKYERHSGN, encoded by the exons ATGGCTTTCG GTGATCGAGGAGGACGTGGTGGTGGTCGTGGAGGAGGACgaggtggatttggtggtgacagaggtggtagaggtggcGGTagaggtggatttggtggtgatcgaggtggaagaggtggtggaagaggtggatttggtggaggtggtggtggaagaggtggaccaagaggtggtggagcagctagaggtagaggtggtggtgatagaggtggaagaggtggtggtagaggtggtaaaccaGGTATGGGTAAAAAAGGACCTGGTGCAGTAACTTTAGAACCACATAAACATGCTGGTGTATATATcgcaaaaggtaaagaacaTTTATTAGTTACAAGAAATATGACACCAGGTGAATCAGTTTATGGTgaaaaaagaatttcaatCGCTTCAACAAatgcagaaggtgaagaagagaaaatcgAATATAGAGTTTGGAATCCTTTCAGATCTAAATTGGCTGCtggtattttaggtggtttagatAATATCTAT attcaaccTGGTGCTAAAGTACTTTATCTTGGTGCTGCTTCTGGTTCATCAGTTTCACACGTATCAGATATCGTTGGTCCTGAAGGTGTTGTATATGCTGTCGAATTCTCTCATCGACCTGGAAGAGAATTAATCGGTATGGCTAAAAAGAGAACAAACGTTGTCC CAATCGTTGACGATGCAAGACATCCACAAAAATATCGAATGTTAGTTCAAATGGTTGATGTAATCTTTGCAGATGTTGCACAACCTGATCAAGCAAGAATTATTTCATTAAATGCTCATCATTTCTTGAAAAACGGTGGTGCTATTGTAATTTCAATTAAAGCAAATTGTATTGATTCAACTGCACCTGCCGCACAAGTTTTCGCTTCAGAAGTAAACAAtatgagaaaagaaggtattaAACCAAAGG AACAACTTACACTTGAACCTTATGAAAGAGATCACGCTATCGTTGTAGGTAAATACGAAAGACATTCAGGTAACTAA